DNA sequence from the Salvia splendens isolate huo1 chromosome 19, SspV2, whole genome shotgun sequence genome:
CCAAGGGACTGCTGGGGCCGGCAGAGACAAGACACACTATGGCCAAGATCAGAAATGCTCTAAAGGGACTCACTTGGAAAATCACTTAAATCAGACGGGAAGGGAATAAAGTGGCAGACTATCTAGCTTCCATCGGAAAGGAGAGCACGGTCAAGCTGAGGTATACAGATAGATCAGCGCCGGCAAGAGTAAGAGCTATGGTGAGGTTGGACCAGATCGGCATGCCGAATTTTCGATTTTCTTAGTTTGTTTGGTTTTTTCGTGGCTGATATGATAGTTGTTtggtttgttttgatgttttcGTGGCTGCTTAAATAGTCTTGTTTGGTGTAGCTTTGATGTTTTGGACATTCCACTTTTGGGTCTGTCAGCTTGTAATTCCTTTTTGATATGATATATATGGGACAAGGGGCCtgctacaaaaaaaaaaaaaagatcaagttttgtttttataatCAATCGACTTCCTTATTACTTGACATTACGATTCATATCAACAATTTCAGATGGGATACAGAAGCAATCAATCGACTTCCTTATTACTTGCAATTGTTTTATTTGGTTATCCACAACTTTGTTTTCGAGCTAGCACACGACATTCTTAAAGAAGAGGGTgtcatcaatctctcatatctaCAGAAACCGGTAATTAATacgagtatatatatatatatataattatcttCTTAATTGAGATGAGAGGTTGTAACATGTCTAAGTATGAATTATTGGTAGTGGGTGGATTTGGTTGAAGCATATTTACAAGAGGCAAAGTGGTACTATAGTGGATACACACCAAGCATGGAAGAATATCTCAATAATTCTACCATTTCGATAGGAGCTCCTACTGTAATAGCCCAAGTTTTTCTTACATCCAAAAACCAGCTGTATAAATACAACCAAATAATTCGTCTTTCGGGGATGCTTGTACGGCTTCCAGACGATCTAGGAACATTGCCGGTACGTGCACAAAATTACTCTCAACACATCTTATCTTTATAtacttttttcttctctcaagTTATGTGATACAATAGAGTGGatatattaattttgtgtaTGAATAGTTTGAGATGAAGAGAGGGGACGTGGCGAAATCAATGCAATGCTACATGAAGGAGCGAAACGCAAGCATGGAAGAGGCGGAGGAACACGTGAGGTTTGTGATAAGGGAGGCGTGGAAGGAAATGAACACGGCCGGTGGTTGTCCGGTTAGGGATGATTTTGTTGAGGCAGCAGCTAATTTTGGAAGAGCGGCACAGTTTATGTATCTTGATGGAGATGGCAACCACTCTCAACTACATCAACGGATTGCCACTCTGCTCTTTCAACCATGTCATTGACTCACACTGTCTctcaacaaaacaaaacaaaacaaaacatgtgCTTTAATATATCAgagaatttattattttggtgTGGTCCTGCTATTTCTTCCAGGATTTAAGTAGATTGTCTCGTATATTAATTTGGTGACAAACATGGTAAGTGTATTGTCTACCTATTTCGGCCTGGATTTAATTTGAGGACTCGTATAATTAATTTAGCTCAACTACATAATTTTTCGCCCAAtccattctccctcaatttaaGCGGTCACGTGTCATGTCAATctatataaagaaaagttttcCAAGATTTAAGTAGAGGgactaataattttatttttacattttaatttatCTATACACATTAATGGTAGGACCATCTTCAATTATCTCCCCTTACCTTTTCATTTGATTCACAATAACTATTGTTTTTGTGAAATAGTCCGAAATATTTTCCGTTTCAGGCATCGTCAAACTTTCGAACTCGCCACGTAGGATTTATAGTCGAACTTGTATCGCCTTATCAACGCCAGTGAAAGAATTCATCAAAATCTCCCAGGCTTGTTTTGACGTGGTGGCTGCACTTACTTTCTCGAACGTGGTTTCATCAATACCTTGATAGATATTGAACAATACCTTCTTGTCTCGTTTCCTTGCGTCTTTGAGGGCGTTCTTCTGGTTGTTTGTCAGGGCATCTTCGGCTTCTTGGGAGGTAAGTTCGGTGTAGCAGTCTTGAACAATGTCCCACAACTCTTGTGATT
Encoded proteins:
- the LOC121779032 gene encoding R-linalool synthase, chloroplastic-like gives rise to the protein MVRWDTEAINRLPYYLQLFYLVIHNFVFELAHDILKEEGVINLSYLQKPWVDLVEAYLQEAKWYYSGYTPSMEEYLNNSTISIGAPTVIAQVFLTSKNQLYKYNQIIRLSGMLVRLPDDLGTLPFEMKRGDVAKSMQCYMKERNASMEEAEEHVRFVIREAWKEMNTAGGCPVRDDFVEAAANFGRAAQFMCMHTRSKGLPLEPFDSEIEATNRKRNSYRRLTQKIQASSPNRTGAPSDQRDLSPIRYQFRTIFYLIPSLLV